TGACGTCCGGGTGCTGCTCCACTGCCGCACGCTCGGCCGGTTCATCGCGCTCACCCTCGGCCCGGGAGGGCGTGCGCGAGTACAGCCGGCGGTCGTAATCCGGGTTGTGCGTCACCTGTCGCCGAGTGGCGGACGGCGGGTGACTGTAGACGCCGAGATCTTGGGTCTCGTGCATCAAAGGGGCTACGCGGTGCGAGCGCTTGTCAAGATCGTCGACGCGCGAAACGGCCTCGAACACCGCGCCGAGCACGAAGACAACTGACCAGACACACACCAACGGCGGCGTGTCTCTGAAGCCGGCATGGAGGGACGTGACGGCACGGCGGCCCCTTGAGCGCCTGTTGCAGAAGCGCGGCTGAGGGCCGGGGCTACCCAAGGGCACACCGGCCCCCGTCCGAAGAGGTGGGCCACTCGTATCAGAAGCGTGACAAAGGCCTCCCACCTGCACGGGCGTACCCCACGCCATGGTCTAAACACTGCGCGTATACATGCCACGTATACATGGTGTGTAGAGTCCCGGGCATGTCCATCGGTAATACCCTTCTGGGGCTCCTGGAGTCCGGTCCGCGACATGGTTACGACCTGAAGCGGGCCTTCGACGAGAAGTTCGGTCACGACCGGCCGCTGCACTACGGCCAGGTCTACGCGACGATGTCCCGGCTGCTGAAGAACGGCCTCGTCGACGTCGACGGCATCGAGGCGGGCGGTGGGCCCGAGCGCAAGCGGTACGCGATAACGGACGCCGGGATCACCGACGTCGAGCGCTGGCTCACGACGCCGGAGAAACCCGAGCCGTACCTGCAGTCGTCGCTGTACAGCAAGGTCGTTCTCGCGCTGCTGACCCACCGGGACGCGGCCGGCATCCTCGACACGCAGCGCTCCGAGCATCTGCGCAGCATGCGGATCCTGACCGACCGCAAGCGCAAGGGCGACCTGGCCGACCAGCTGATCTGCGACCACGCCCTGTTCCACCTCGAAGCGGACCTGCGGTGGCTGGAGCTGACCGCCGCGCGTCTGGACAAGCTCGCCGAGGCGGTGACCGCGTGAGCCGGGTTCATCCTCCAGGTTCCCTGCTGGCTGCCCAGGACCTGCGCAAGGCGTAC
This region of Streptomyces caelestis genomic DNA includes:
- a CDS encoding PadR family transcriptional regulator; protein product: MSIGNTLLGLLESGPRHGYDLKRAFDEKFGHDRPLHYGQVYATMSRLLKNGLVDVDGIEAGGGPERKRYAITDAGITDVERWLTTPEKPEPYLQSSLYSKVVLALLTHRDAAGILDTQRSEHLRSMRILTDRKRKGDLADQLICDHALFHLEADLRWLELTAARLDKLAEAVTA